One genomic window of Micromonospora sp. WMMD1128 includes the following:
- a CDS encoding DUF1360 domain-containing protein: MPAGTTTREAGLTGSGLKQKVARLRQAYAPHEHRPLEGYLKAMGTYAGVTAALVGVVRATGRPVPERPTPGDVVLLSIATHKLSRLISKDAITSPLRAPFTRYDHPGGSGEVMEQVRDEGSPTRHALGELVSCPFCLAVWVATGLTGGLVLAPRLTRLVATALTAVAASDFLQMGYAVAQRAAEGGHQEE, encoded by the coding sequence TACGACGACGAGGGAGGCCGGGTTGACCGGGAGTGGCCTGAAGCAGAAGGTGGCGCGGCTGCGCCAGGCGTACGCGCCGCACGAGCACCGACCGCTGGAGGGCTACCTGAAGGCGATGGGCACGTACGCCGGGGTGACCGCGGCCCTGGTCGGGGTGGTCCGGGCGACCGGCCGCCCGGTGCCCGAGCGGCCCACCCCGGGGGACGTGGTGCTGCTCTCCATCGCCACGCACAAGCTGAGCCGGCTGATCTCCAAGGACGCGATCACCAGCCCGTTGCGGGCGCCGTTCACCCGTTACGACCACCCGGGCGGCAGCGGCGAGGTGATGGAGCAGGTCCGCGACGAGGGCAGCCCCACCCGGCACGCGCTCGGCGAGCTGGTCAGCTGCCCGTTCTGCCTGGCGGTGTGGGTGGCCACCGGGCTCACCGGCGGCCTGGTGCTGGCGCCCCGGCTGACCCGGCTGGTGGCCACCGCGCTGACCGCGGTCGCCGCCTCCGACTTCCTCCAGATGGGCTACGCGGTGGCCCAGCGGGCGGCCGAGGGCGGCCACCAGGAGGAGTGA
- a CDS encoding 3-deoxy-7-phosphoheptulonate synthase, producing the protein MRAAGSVPGRRPRGTVGERKPTVTTSPDARRVIDQRIDRVVPLTTPALLHHHLPLDAALAEAVVAGRRAVSRVLDRADDRLVVVVGPCSVHDPAAALEYAGRLREAADRVADDLLVVMRVYFEKPRSTVGWKGLINDPALDGSGDVNTGLRTARALLLDVLRLGLPVGCEFLDPITPQYIADTVAWGAIGARTVESQVHRQLASGLSMPIGMKNRPDGSIATAVDAIRAAGVPHVFPGIDVSGTPAIMHTRGNADGHLVLRGGGGRPNYDAESVAGALDLLRAASLPERVVIDASHANSGKDHRNQPRVAADVAAQLAAGQRGIVGIMLESFLRSGRQDLDPTRELEYGRSITDACIGWDTTDEVLDHLAQAVRARRATLPAPA; encoded by the coding sequence ATGCGAGCTGCCGGCTCGGTCCCCGGGCGCCGGCCCCGGGGCACGGTCGGCGAAAGGAAACCCACCGTGACCACGTCCCCGGATGCCCGCCGGGTCATCGACCAGCGGATCGACCGCGTCGTGCCGTTGACCACCCCGGCCCTGCTCCACCACCACCTGCCGCTTGACGCCGCCCTCGCCGAGGCCGTCGTGGCCGGCCGGCGCGCGGTCAGTCGGGTGCTCGACCGCGCCGACGACCGGCTGGTGGTGGTGGTCGGCCCGTGCTCGGTGCACGACCCGGCCGCCGCGCTGGAATACGCCGGCCGGCTGCGCGAGGCCGCCGACCGGGTCGCCGACGACCTGCTCGTGGTGATGCGGGTCTACTTCGAGAAGCCGCGCTCGACCGTGGGCTGGAAGGGCCTGATCAACGACCCGGCGCTGGACGGCTCGGGCGACGTGAACACCGGCCTGCGCACCGCACGTGCCCTCCTGCTCGACGTGCTGCGGCTGGGCCTGCCGGTGGGCTGCGAGTTCCTCGACCCGATCACCCCGCAGTACATCGCGGACACGGTGGCCTGGGGCGCGATCGGCGCCCGGACGGTGGAGAGCCAGGTGCACCGGCAGCTCGCCTCCGGCCTGTCCATGCCGATCGGCATGAAGAACCGCCCCGACGGCAGCATCGCCACCGCCGTGGACGCGATCCGGGCGGCCGGGGTGCCGCACGTCTTCCCCGGCATCGACGTGTCCGGCACTCCGGCGATCATGCACACCCGGGGCAACGCCGACGGCCACCTGGTGCTGCGCGGCGGGGGCGGCCGACCCAACTACGACGCGGAGTCGGTGGCCGGGGCGCTGGACCTGCTGCGCGCGGCGAGCCTGCCCGAGCGGGTGGTGATCGACGCCAGTCACGCCAACAGCGGCAAGGACCACCGCAACCAGCCGCGGGTCGCCGCGGACGTGGCCGCGCAGCTCGCCGCCGGCCAGCGCGGCATCGTCGGGATCATGCTGGAGAGCTTCCTGCGCTCCGGCCGGCAGGACCTGGACCCGACCCGGGAGCTGGAGTACGGCCGGTCGATCACCGACGCGTGCATCGGCTGGGACACCACCGACGAGGTGCTCGACCACCTGGCGCAGGCGGTCCGCGCCCGCCGCGCCACCCTGCCCGCGCCGGCCTGA